One Gordonia mangrovi genomic region harbors:
- a CDS encoding ABC transporter ATP-binding protein, with protein sequence MALAARGLTRAFGRHIAVAGADVSVASGTITGLVGPNGAGKTTLLLMLAGLLQPDTGTITVDGTEIDGSRLRSIVGWMPDVFGTWDSLTAVEILSTFGRLHGLSRTEARRRAVDLLELVHLAEFADRPAHELSRGQKQRLGFARTLVHRPRVLLLDEPASGMDPRSRVELRDQLRALADSGCAVLISSHILTELSEMVDDVIIMTEGRTRPSELSAGHRWRIREAGQPAASATTMRFPDEQVAAQHLAELIVAGHQVVEFARIDTELEDAYLALDADRT encoded by the coding sequence ATGGCACTGGCGGCTCGCGGACTGACCCGCGCGTTCGGACGACATATTGCGGTCGCGGGCGCCGACGTCTCGGTCGCATCGGGCACCATCACCGGCCTCGTCGGCCCGAACGGTGCCGGCAAAACCACGTTGTTGCTGATGCTGGCAGGGCTGTTGCAGCCGGATACCGGCACGATCACTGTCGACGGAACCGAGATCGACGGTTCGCGGCTGCGGTCGATAGTCGGCTGGATGCCAGATGTGTTCGGCACCTGGGACAGCCTCACCGCGGTCGAGATCCTGTCGACGTTCGGTCGCCTGCACGGGCTCTCGCGTACCGAGGCGCGACGTCGGGCCGTCGACCTGCTCGAGTTGGTGCATCTGGCCGAGTTCGCCGACCGTCCCGCGCACGAACTGTCCCGTGGGCAGAAGCAGCGGTTGGGGTTCGCGCGCACGCTGGTGCATCGTCCCCGTGTGTTGCTGTTGGATGAGCCGGCCTCCGGCATGGATCCCCGGTCGCGGGTGGAGTTGCGTGATCAGTTGCGCGCCCTCGCCGATTCCGGTTGCGCCGTGCTGATCTCGTCGCACATTCTCACCGAGCTGTCGGAGATGGTCGACGATGTGATCATCATGACCGAGGGCCGCACCCGCCCCTCCGAACTGTCGGCGGGACATCGTTGGCGCATCCGGGAGGCGGGGCAGCCTGCGGCGTCGGCGACCACGATGCGTTTTCCCGACGAACAGGTCGCCGCACAACATCTCGCCGAGTTGATCGTCGCGGGCCATCAGGTCGTCGAATTCGCCCGTATCGACACCGAACTCGAGGACGCCTACCTGGCGCTCGACGCCGACAGGACTTGA
- a CDS encoding GlsB/YeaQ/YmgE family stress response membrane protein — MYTVVAERSTTTTAVGWIGYIIIGGIAGWLASKIMGTDAQMGVVLNVVVGVIGAFLGGFLLSFAFDTASGGWWFTFFTALLGSVILLFLVKLVTGRR; from the coding sequence ATGTACACAGTGGTGGCCGAGCGTTCCACGACCACGACAGCAGTGGGTTGGATCGGCTACATCATCATCGGCGGTATCGCCGGGTGGCTGGCCAGCAAGATCATGGGAACCGATGCCCAGATGGGCGTTGTGCTGAACGTGGTCGTCGGGGTCATCGGAGCATTCCTGGGCGGGTTCCTGCTGAGTTTCGCCTTCGACACCGCCAGCGGCGGATGGTGGTTCACCTTCTTCACCGCGCTGCTCGGGTCGGTGATCCTGTTGTTCCTGGTCAAGTTGGTGACCGGCAGACGCTGA
- a CDS encoding ABC transporter permease produces the protein MTPLTKTMPTGGPAAPRPRRFRQWWTVVGVIVGLEVRQRVRTTRWKITLTVAFLVISAVVFGSMFVALSPVGADYRDWAQNLYSIVLGTLLFLGIVLAPTLTATAINGDRKDATLAVVQATPISNWQLAVGKLIGNWMSCLALMVIALPYLVWAVVAAPYGIGPGILGVIVCAALFACYCGIGLGFSAMTSRPAGSAVLTQATVFFLLLGLPALFGLLYTTTAQEHEVVRAQYSWSDEFSEPVQTPPPCEDVEVTQTFHHTERIWWLLTPNPALIVPDVVAPYDNPPVDGWDSDNLPPGPTLAAPIAEMLSASRAGPYVDAPTCGEGTVYYSGSADDGLSGYYRDKRAHEQARVGDSWYLGLFINLVFGAIGVVVAARRLRVPAGTLPRGVRIA, from the coding sequence ATGACCCCCTTGACCAAGACGATGCCGACTGGCGGACCAGCGGCGCCCCGACCACGACGGTTCCGACAGTGGTGGACGGTGGTCGGCGTGATCGTCGGACTCGAAGTGCGCCAACGCGTGCGCACCACCCGCTGGAAGATCACCCTGACGGTGGCATTCCTCGTCATCTCGGCGGTGGTGTTCGGTTCGATGTTCGTCGCGCTCAGTCCGGTGGGCGCCGACTACCGCGACTGGGCGCAGAACCTGTACTCCATCGTGCTGGGCACCCTGCTGTTCCTTGGGATCGTGCTGGCACCCACGTTGACCGCGACCGCGATCAACGGTGACCGCAAGGACGCCACCCTGGCCGTGGTGCAGGCCACCCCCATCAGCAATTGGCAACTCGCCGTGGGCAAGTTGATCGGCAACTGGATGAGCTGTCTGGCGTTGATGGTCATTGCCCTGCCGTATCTGGTGTGGGCCGTCGTGGCCGCACCCTACGGCATCGGGCCCGGCATCCTCGGCGTCATCGTGTGCGCTGCGTTGTTCGCCTGCTATTGCGGTATCGGGCTGGGCTTCTCGGCGATGACGTCACGTCCGGCCGGATCTGCGGTGTTGACGCAGGCGACGGTGTTCTTTCTGCTGCTGGGACTTCCGGCGTTGTTCGGGTTGCTCTACACCACCACCGCACAAGAACACGAGGTGGTGCGGGCGCAGTATTCGTGGTCGGACGAGTTCTCCGAGCCGGTCCAGACTCCCCCACCCTGCGAGGATGTCGAGGTCACGCAGACGTTTCATCACACTGAGCGCATCTGGTGGCTGCTTACCCCGAATCCGGCGCTGATTGTGCCCGATGTCGTTGCCCCCTACGACAACCCACCGGTGGATGGCTGGGACTCCGACAATCTCCCGCCCGGCCCGACACTCGCCGCGCCGATCGCGGAGATGCTGTCGGCGTCCCGCGCGGGTCCCTATGTCGACGCCCCGACCTGTGGCGAGGGGACCGTCTACTACAGCGGCTCTGCCGACGACGGACTCAGCGGGTACTACCGCGACAAGCGCGCACACGAGCAGGCCCGCGTCGGCGACAGCTGGTACCTGGGCCTGTTCATCAACCTCGTGTTCGGCGCGATCGGGGTGGTCGTCGCGGCACGGCGGTTGCGGGTGCCGGCCGGGACGTTGCCGAGAGGGGTGCGGATCGCGTGA
- a CDS encoding Hsp20/alpha crystallin family protein translates to MLRFDPFSDVDALTRGLMTGSMTGTQRTPRFMPLDLYKVDDHYMLVADLPGADPGSIDISVDNGTLTLSAQRSAPSDEGVQWLSSERFAGTYRRQLSLGEGIDTSRITADYDNGVLTLTIPLAERAKPRKIEVEAKGRPEQIAAHAE, encoded by the coding sequence GTGCTTCGTTTTGATCCGTTCAGCGATGTTGATGCGCTTACTCGGGGACTGATGACCGGTTCGATGACCGGGACCCAACGCACCCCGCGGTTTATGCCGCTGGATCTGTACAAGGTCGACGACCACTACATGCTGGTGGCCGACCTGCCCGGCGCCGATCCCGGCTCCATCGACATCAGCGTCGACAACGGCACCCTGACCCTCTCCGCGCAGCGCAGTGCGCCGTCGGACGAGGGTGTGCAGTGGCTGAGCAGCGAACGCTTCGCGGGCACCTATCGACGTCAGTTGTCGTTGGGCGAGGGCATCGACACCTCGCGCATCACCGCCGACTACGACAACGGCGTTCTGACACTGACGATTCCGCTGGCCGAGCGGGCCAAACCGCGCAAGATCGAGGTCGAGGCCAAGGGTCGTCCGGAGCAGATCGCGGCCCATGCGGAGTGA
- a CDS encoding glycoside hydrolase family 26 protein yields MTPAPTSHAPKRVWSRREVLRTLLLVGSVALPLTACSPPTAGDEPAPDRRWGAFIPSVLPASASSPSPIEQLAVLAAAAPGFLHRFAAIGDNAPLADLDAIVDAGASPLLTLEPWQPGGGIEQPRYALSRIAAGDFDADFRRWAAQLSEWGRPVLLRFAQEMNGTWYPWAIGMSGNTAADYRAAWNRMWNIFDDASADNVRFVWAPNVLTDATTDFGDAYPGHGVVDYLAVDGYNWGDVPGHHWQSAPDLFPRSLSRLRMIGANQPLLITEVGCADGPSPELKANWIRDFFAIVESEPRFEAFLWFQTDKERDWRFNTTPASTEAFRGGLAGIVDR; encoded by the coding sequence ATGACGCCCGCGCCGACCTCGCACGCGCCGAAGCGCGTCTGGTCGCGTCGGGAGGTGTTGCGCACACTGTTGCTGGTCGGGTCGGTCGCCCTGCCGTTGACGGCCTGCTCGCCCCCCACCGCCGGTGATGAGCCCGCACCCGACCGCCGCTGGGGCGCGTTCATCCCGAGTGTCCTGCCGGCCTCCGCGTCGTCGCCGTCGCCGATCGAGCAACTCGCGGTCTTGGCCGCTGCTGCGCCCGGCTTCCTGCACCGCTTTGCCGCGATCGGCGACAACGCGCCGCTCGCCGATCTGGACGCGATCGTCGACGCGGGGGCCAGTCCGCTGCTCACACTCGAACCCTGGCAGCCCGGCGGCGGCATCGAGCAGCCACGATATGCGTTGTCGCGCATTGCGGCGGGTGACTTCGACGCCGACTTCCGACGATGGGCCGCACAGCTGTCGGAGTGGGGCCGACCGGTGCTCCTGCGATTCGCACAGGAGATGAACGGCACCTGGTACCCGTGGGCGATCGGCATGAGCGGCAACACTGCTGCGGACTACCGGGCCGCGTGGAATCGGATGTGGAACATCTTCGACGACGCCAGCGCCGACAATGTGCGCTTCGTCTGGGCGCCCAACGTACTGACTGACGCGACCACGGATTTCGGGGATGCCTATCCGGGTCACGGCGTCGTCGACTACCTGGCCGTCGACGGATACAACTGGGGAGATGTGCCCGGGCATCACTGGCAGTCGGCGCCAGACCTGTTTCCGCGCAGCCTGTCTCGGCTGCGAATGATCGGCGCGAACCAACCCCTGCTGATCACCGAGGTCGGCTGCGCCGACGGTCCATCGCCGGAACTCAAGGCCAACTGGATTCGCGACTTCTTCGCCATCGTCGAATCCGAGCCGCGGTTCGAAGCGTTCCTGTGGTTCCAGACCGACAAGGAACGTGATTGGCGATTCAACACGACGCCGGCCAGTACCGAGGCTTTCCGGGGCGGGCTGGCCGGAATCGTCGACCGGTGA
- a CDS encoding epoxide hydrolase family protein produces MTENNALTPFRIDIAQAELDDLRTRLAHTRRPHPVPGREARTDFSRGIPQAYLSELAEYWRDGFDWRAQEAALNEYDQVTTVIDGQTFHVVHVESARPDAIPLMLNHGWPGSFVEYLHLVPLLTDEFHIVIPSPPGFGFSTPLSGTGWELARTADAYAEIMTRLGYERFAVHGTDIGSGITGRLAATYPDRAIGTHIGVDRRILGLVGTTFPYPEGLSADETARLEAVRATATAERGYLEMHNHRPDTIGAALTDSPVGLLAWIAEKFATGDVGAYRTPDESVDRDQLLTNISLYWFTRAGESSAQFYYEAEHSGMDVVMAGNVPSGWVVFDTDPLVRRAMDPGQMIGHWTEFVEGGHFPAMEEPKLLADDIRTFFGGLA; encoded by the coding sequence ATGACCGAGAACAACGCCCTTACACCGTTCCGTATCGACATCGCCCAGGCCGAGCTCGACGACCTTCGCACCCGGCTGGCGCACACCCGCCGGCCGCACCCGGTACCGGGCCGGGAGGCCCGCACCGACTTCAGCCGGGGCATCCCGCAGGCCTACCTGTCCGAGCTCGCCGAGTACTGGCGCGACGGATTCGACTGGCGTGCCCAGGAAGCAGCACTCAACGAGTACGACCAGGTCACCACCGTCATCGACGGTCAGACCTTCCACGTCGTCCACGTGGAATCGGCACGGCCTGATGCCATTCCGTTGATGTTGAACCACGGCTGGCCGGGTTCGTTCGTCGAGTACCTCCACCTCGTCCCGCTGTTGACCGACGAGTTCCACATTGTCATTCCGTCGCCACCCGGCTTCGGATTCTCCACGCCGCTGTCCGGCACGGGTTGGGAGCTGGCACGGACAGCCGATGCCTACGCCGAGATCATGACGCGGCTGGGGTACGAGAGGTTCGCGGTACACGGCACCGACATCGGGTCGGGGATCACCGGTCGCCTCGCGGCGACGTATCCCGACCGGGCCATCGGCACGCACATCGGCGTCGACCGCCGGATTCTGGGGTTGGTCGGCACCACATTTCCCTATCCGGAGGGACTGTCGGCCGACGAGACCGCCCGGCTCGAGGCGGTGCGCGCCACGGCGACGGCCGAGCGCGGGTATCTCGAGATGCACAATCATCGCCCCGACACCATCGGCGCCGCGCTCACCGATTCACCGGTCGGCCTGCTCGCGTGGATCGCCGAGAAGTTCGCGACCGGGGACGTCGGCGCCTACCGGACTCCGGACGAGTCGGTGGACCGTGACCAGCTGCTGACCAACATCAGCCTGTACTGGTTCACCCGCGCCGGTGAGTCGAGCGCTCAATTCTATTACGAGGCTGAACATTCCGGGATGGATGTGGTGATGGCCGGCAACGTGCCGTCGGGCTGGGTCGTCTTCGACACAGACCCGCTGGTGCGTCGCGCGATGGACCCGGGGCAGATGATCGGCCACTGGACCGAGTTCGTCGAAGGCGGTCACTTCCCGGCAATGGAGGAGCCGAAGCTGCTCGCCGACGACATCCGGACGTTCTTCGGCGGACTCGCCTGA
- a CDS encoding Fic/DOC family protein, which yields MARPWDTGDLDQNWSGYFIPGTEVLRNRVGATMPDDLRDAENDLVEVRVLELREAPEIVGRRTYYLDYLCAIHRQLFQDVYDWAGELRTVGIEKDDEAFCPPGNIAQPMVHVAREIHRLGRLRSVARPDLPRVVTYLYDYVNFAHPFREGNGRSTREFFDLLLSERAAGLDWQRTDLGEMHDACHAARGDQDLSLLEGMFGRILDSDPAYDF from the coding sequence GTGGCAAGACCCTGGGACACGGGTGACCTCGACCAAAACTGGTCAGGCTACTTCATCCCCGGAACCGAGGTCCTTCGCAATCGTGTTGGGGCGACGATGCCCGACGACCTCAGAGATGCCGAGAATGATCTGGTGGAGGTACGCGTTCTGGAGTTGAGAGAGGCGCCCGAGATCGTCGGGCGGCGCACCTACTACCTCGACTACCTGTGCGCGATCCACCGGCAGCTGTTTCAGGATGTGTACGACTGGGCAGGAGAACTGCGCACCGTCGGGATCGAGAAGGACGACGAGGCATTCTGCCCACCTGGGAACATTGCTCAGCCGATGGTTCATGTTGCCAGAGAAATTCATCGACTTGGTCGGCTTCGGAGTGTGGCCCGACCGGATCTCCCTCGCGTTGTCACATACCTCTACGACTACGTGAACTTCGCCCACCCCTTTCGTGAGGGCAACGGACGCTCAACACGGGAGTTCTTCGATCTCTTGCTGTCCGAGCGGGCAGCCGGACTTGATTGGCAACGCACAGACCTTGGAGAAATGCACGATGCATGCCATGCCGCCCGCGGTGACCAAGACCTGTCGCTGCTGGAAGGCATGTTTGGCCGAATCCTCGATTCGGACCCGGCGTACGACTTCTGA
- a CDS encoding antitoxin VbhA family protein has product MSEVEKAQRRVRTIRKIRHSSELEGARSTDATRADQRAYARGTISVAELGDRVRRRYNIQ; this is encoded by the coding sequence ATGAGCGAAGTGGAAAAGGCCCAGCGACGGGTCCGCACCATCCGCAAGATCCGTCACAGCTCAGAATTAGAGGGTGCGCGAAGTACGGACGCCACCCGGGCTGATCAGCGGGCGTACGCTCGCGGGACGATCAGCGTCGCGGAACTCGGTGATCGGGTGCGTCGCCGCTACAACATCCAGTAG
- a CDS encoding DUF4235 domain-containing protein gives MSNVSKTLYKPLALGISILGGMAAGAVFNKVWAQFSDEPDAPNPKDLQRSTREVLAAAALQGLIYGVVKAAIDRAGARGYKAVTHETPE, from the coding sequence ATGAGCAACGTCTCCAAGACCCTGTACAAGCCACTCGCGCTCGGCATCAGCATCCTCGGCGGCATGGCTGCCGGCGCGGTCTTCAACAAGGTGTGGGCGCAGTTCTCCGACGAGCCCGACGCGCCGAACCCGAAAGACCTGCAGCGCAGCACCAGAGAGGTTCTTGCCGCGGCAGCGCTGCAGGGATTGATCTACGGAGTGGTGAAGGCGGCGATCGACCGGGCCGGCGCCCGGGGCTACAAGGCCGTCACCCACGAAACACCGGAGTAG
- a CDS encoding ribbon-helix-helix domain-containing protein has translation MAKTTLYLPDDLKRAIELEARRRAISEAEVVRQALREALSGNTVRPRGALFSGSEPIADRVDELLDGFGE, from the coding sequence ATGGCGAAGACCACCTTGTATCTCCCGGACGACCTGAAACGAGCCATCGAGCTCGAGGCGCGTCGCCGGGCGATCTCCGAGGCAGAAGTCGTGCGGCAGGCGCTCCGTGAGGCATTGAGTGGCAACACCGTTCGTCCGCGGGGTGCGCTCTTTTCCGGGAGTGAACCCATCGCCGATCGAGTAGACGAGCTACTCGACGGGTTCGGCGAGTGA
- a CDS encoding PIN domain-containing protein, protein MIVDTSALLAYFDAAEPQHDAVAESIESASEPLVVSPYVVAELDYLVLTRHGSRAERLVLAELASGAWELAAMSRDRLAAATAVVEKYADVPIGIADASNIVLADAYQTRTIATLDRRHFGVLRLGDGSAPIIVP, encoded by the coding sequence GTGATCGTCGACACGAGCGCGCTGCTGGCGTACTTCGACGCCGCCGAACCGCAGCATGATGCCGTTGCCGAGTCGATCGAGTCTGCGAGCGAGCCGCTGGTGGTGTCGCCGTATGTGGTCGCTGAGCTGGACTACCTGGTGTTGACCCGGCACGGGTCGCGCGCCGAGCGATTGGTGCTCGCTGAGCTCGCCTCGGGCGCATGGGAACTTGCCGCGATGTCGCGTGATCGGCTCGCGGCGGCGACAGCTGTTGTGGAGAAGTACGCCGACGTTCCGATCGGCATCGCCGATGCGTCGAACATCGTCCTGGCCGACGCTTACCAAACCAGGACGATTGCGACTCTCGATCGTCGGCACTTCGGTGTGTTGCGGCTCGGTGACGGATCAGCGCCGATCATCGTGCCCTGA
- a CDS encoding plasmid pRiA4b ORF-3 family protein gives MSKNRSKKQQNRDRRKAKRASRDNSTVVPLFPPSTQETSALIPAGFEEWVSTELFSAEEVSVHGFMEQLEILLVAVAGVHPEFDATAWTMDDVEAMGSFLDFMIEKESIPVDQARVIAFSGMMLARFLTEHGRWAGDPDAPAFAQERLPAAVGLMLGTTEIGPVDEDVERAALLATQPLAQITVLLDWLGDGRPTTPNRWLKPAAARELAQALGLEMPPGRSSMSNFAPLRYLWLYAQAMGLIKVNTVRATPVRTAAEWQAAPVQALRTALTTWIDAMFPEDIDNEFSTQFYESLAAIIMAGCTNFANTRADIDGWVEKLGYSEVLVSALHSRLASSIDEGWLTLESDTYVVPDALRPAVLPAIPQLGQMPTAKDGAPFTDAPIEGELHVQIELDGVNPPVWRLLVVNSLTTLTEFHEILQTVFDWENSHLHQFTAGGRRWMDERADRRRSW, from the coding sequence ATGTCGAAGAACAGGTCGAAGAAGCAGCAGAACCGCGATCGCCGCAAGGCCAAGCGGGCCTCACGCGACAACTCCACCGTGGTTCCGCTGTTCCCGCCGTCCACACAGGAGACATCCGCGCTGATCCCGGCCGGATTCGAGGAGTGGGTGTCGACTGAGCTCTTCTCCGCCGAAGAGGTCTCCGTCCACGGGTTCATGGAGCAACTCGAGATCCTCTTGGTCGCGGTGGCCGGCGTGCATCCGGAGTTCGATGCCACCGCGTGGACGATGGACGACGTTGAGGCCATGGGTAGCTTCCTCGACTTCATGATCGAGAAGGAATCGATCCCGGTCGACCAGGCGCGGGTGATCGCCTTCTCGGGGATGATGTTGGCGAGGTTCCTGACCGAGCACGGCAGGTGGGCCGGTGACCCCGATGCGCCCGCATTCGCCCAGGAGCGACTCCCCGCTGCGGTCGGGCTGATGCTGGGCACCACCGAGATCGGACCAGTCGACGAGGACGTCGAACGAGCGGCACTGCTGGCCACCCAACCGTTGGCGCAGATCACGGTGCTGTTGGACTGGCTCGGCGACGGCCGCCCCACCACGCCGAATCGGTGGCTCAAACCGGCAGCCGCCCGTGAACTCGCACAGGCGCTCGGCCTTGAGATGCCGCCCGGTCGCAGCAGCATGAGCAATTTCGCTCCCCTCCGGTACCTGTGGCTCTATGCGCAGGCGATGGGGCTGATCAAGGTGAACACGGTGCGGGCGACGCCGGTGCGGACTGCAGCGGAGTGGCAAGCGGCGCCTGTGCAGGCACTTCGCACCGCATTGACCACCTGGATCGATGCCATGTTCCCCGAAGACATCGACAACGAGTTCTCCACACAGTTCTACGAGAGCCTGGCTGCCATCATCATGGCCGGCTGCACGAACTTCGCCAACACTCGCGCCGACATCGACGGCTGGGTGGAGAAGTTGGGATACAGCGAAGTGCTCGTGAGTGCGCTGCATTCCCGGCTGGCCTCGTCCATCGACGAAGGGTGGCTGACACTCGAGTCCGACACCTACGTGGTGCCCGACGCGCTCCGGCCGGCTGTGCTGCCCGCAATACCGCAACTCGGCCAGATGCCGACGGCCAAGGACGGCGCCCCGTTCACTGACGCCCCCATCGAGGGTGAGCTGCATGTGCAGATCGAGCTCGACGGGGTGAACCCGCCGGTGTGGCGGCTGCTCGTCGTCAATTCACTCACCACACTGACCGAATTCCACGAGATCCTGCAGACCGTGTTCGACTGGGAGAATAGTCATCTGCACCAGTTCACCGCCGGTGGCCGACGGTGGATGGACGAGCGCGCTGACCGGCGACGGTCGTGGTGA
- a CDS encoding DUF3618 domain-containing protein has translation MTTPDDVPPVEQQREELAQTVDALTDKLDVRARAQDAANRTVQSATATARDNQQLLIGVAAAVLAVGAVVVIRRKLR, from the coding sequence ATGACCACTCCCGACGACGTGCCACCCGTCGAGCAGCAGCGCGAAGAGCTCGCCCAGACCGTGGACGCCCTCACCGACAAACTCGATGTTCGCGCGCGTGCGCAGGACGCTGCCAACCGCACCGTGCAGTCGGCAACCGCGACCGCCCGCGACAACCAGCAGCTGCTGATCGGCGTGGCCGCCGCGGTACTCGCCGTCGGCGCGGTCGTGGTGATCCGCCGGAAACTTCGATAG
- a CDS encoding DUF2235 domain-containing protein: MPNDDPEPTPRTLVICLDGTTNEPETGFTNVARMFDVCVKDHTQLVYYDPGVGTMGSRAAVTQTGRALTRVAGMVAGFGIRDNIEEAYTWLCQRYRPGDQIFVFGFSRGAYTARALTGMLRTVGLLHADAVNLVPYALKLYTRSGPNSDSAEGPADRGAEKEFWKLRNDFRTKFGNPDFPGPFRNTKQVRFLGVWDTVKSVGWLNLRARFEVARWPFTANIDNVQTARHALAIDERRRPFAEYRFAAEATADRDVQEVWFAGVHGDVGGQCREDSRLPDIALAWMIDEAHSGGVRVDEKAYRRMLGVKFGTPLDDEVALGEIVPNTRGWRLAGGWRDRRPRSDDVLHPSVAHRVEATRHGAQPYRSPFDR; the protein is encoded by the coding sequence ATGCCCAACGACGACCCCGAACCCACCCCCCGCACCCTGGTGATCTGCCTGGACGGCACCACCAACGAACCCGAGACCGGCTTCACCAACGTCGCGCGGATGTTCGACGTCTGCGTGAAAGACCACACCCAGCTCGTCTACTACGACCCGGGCGTCGGCACGATGGGGTCGCGCGCCGCGGTCACGCAGACGGGTCGGGCGCTGACGCGGGTCGCGGGAATGGTGGCCGGCTTCGGCATCCGCGACAACATCGAGGAGGCCTACACCTGGTTGTGCCAGCGGTATCGACCTGGCGATCAGATCTTCGTGTTCGGCTTCTCGCGCGGGGCCTACACGGCGCGCGCGTTGACCGGGATGCTGCGCACCGTCGGACTCCTGCACGCCGACGCCGTCAACCTGGTGCCCTACGCGCTGAAGCTCTACACGCGGTCGGGTCCCAACTCGGATTCAGCCGAAGGGCCCGCCGACCGTGGCGCGGAAAAGGAATTCTGGAAGCTGCGCAACGACTTCCGCACCAAGTTCGGCAACCCGGATTTCCCGGGACCGTTCCGCAACACCAAACAGGTTCGGTTCCTGGGTGTCTGGGACACCGTGAAGTCGGTTGGCTGGCTCAATCTGCGCGCCCGGTTCGAGGTGGCCCGCTGGCCGTTCACCGCCAACATCGACAACGTGCAGACCGCGCGGCATGCTCTGGCCATCGACGAACGCCGACGTCCCTTCGCCGAATACCGATTCGCCGCGGAGGCCACCGCTGATCGGGACGTGCAGGAAGTGTGGTTCGCCGGCGTGCACGGCGACGTCGGCGGCCAGTGTCGCGAGGACAGCCGCCTACCCGACATCGCCCTCGCGTGGATGATCGACGAAGCTCACTCTGGCGGTGTTCGCGTCGACGAGAAGGCGTACCGGCGGATGCTCGGCGTGAAGTTCGGGACGCCGCTCGACGATGAGGTTGCGCTCGGTGAGATCGTCCCCAATACGAGAGGGTGGCGCCTGGCAGGTGGGTGGCGCGATCGCCGGCCCAGATCCGACGATGTCCTACACCCAAGCGTCGCACATCGCGTCGAGGCGACGCGCCATGGCGCGCAACCGTATCGGTCGCCGTTCGACAGGTGA
- a CDS encoding phage holin family protein, whose translation MTEQPPQDLSTVQLVERLQHQTTTLVKTEIRDALDEVKTKSTRLGVGVGVSGVGALLLFFALATFVAAAVLGLANAVDPWLSAVIVGAILLVIGAIVAAIGARRAKAAVPPAPQHTAASVQRDVDTVKEHLR comes from the coding sequence GTGACCGAGCAACCGCCCCAGGATCTCTCGACCGTCCAGCTCGTCGAGCGCCTGCAGCACCAGACCACTACGTTGGTCAAGACCGAGATCCGCGACGCCCTCGATGAGGTGAAGACCAAGAGCACGCGCCTGGGCGTGGGCGTCGGGGTCTCCGGCGTCGGGGCGCTGCTGCTGTTCTTCGCCCTCGCGACCTTCGTGGCCGCCGCCGTCCTCGGCTTGGCGAACGCGGTGGATCCGTGGCTGTCGGCGGTGATCGTCGGCGCGATCCTGCTGGTCATCGGCGCCATCGTGGCCGCGATCGGCGCGCGACGCGCGAAGGCTGCCGTTCCACCCGCGCCACAACACACCGCCGCTAGCGTGCAGCGCGACGTCGACACCGTGAAGGAGCATCTGCGATGA
- a CDS encoding plasmid pRiA4b ORF-3 family protein codes for MADGGWTSALTGDGRGDLHSEHDVMIGEILRAPGAQMTYEYDFGDGWSHLITVADINPAPDESHPAVLDGEGMAPLEDVGGPFGWDDFVAAVSDPRHPDHAELREWAGLSPGQSFDPTAFDLAAVNRQLRRLF; via the coding sequence GTGGCCGACGGTGGATGGACGAGCGCGCTGACCGGCGACGGTCGTGGTGATCTGCACAGCGAACACGACGTCATGATCGGCGAAATCCTCCGAGCACCCGGCGCGCAGATGACCTACGAGTACGACTTCGGCGACGGGTGGTCGCACCTGATCACCGTGGCCGACATCAATCCCGCTCCCGACGAATCGCATCCGGCGGTCCTCGATGGAGAGGGGATGGCGCCGCTCGAGGACGTCGGCGGGCCGTTCGGGTGGGACGACTTCGTCGCTGCGGTCAGCGACCCGCGTCACCCCGACCACGCCGAACTTCGCGAGTGGGCCGGCTTGTCGCCCGGACAATCGTTCGATCCGACCGCGTTCGACCTTGCGGCGGTGAATCGGCAACTGCGGCGGTTGTTTTAG